The following coding sequences lie in one Lolium perenne isolate Kyuss_39 chromosome 2, Kyuss_2.0, whole genome shotgun sequence genomic window:
- the LOC127328273 gene encoding pentatricopeptide repeat-containing protein At3g42630-like: protein MIRTTPSLADKLYTLLVSSCILQRHKIGVAVHLGAVLLSSAAPCLAAAVPRLLPAYARLGRYDEVLLAVRELSVRDPAQAQDLYPLAVSCLGAAGELSLMEDALKEMSRVGLRVDSATGNAFVRHYAAYGTVWEMEAAVGRLRKTSLLISADAIRAVASAYVTQRQYYRLGEFARGLGLGRRNAGNLLWNLYLLSFAANFKMKSLQRAFLEMADAGFRPDITTFNIRAPAFSKMCMFWDLHLTTDHMRSDGVKPDLVILRHAAAISSPHCCRL, encoded by the exons ATGATTCGGACCACCCCAAGCCTCGCCGACAAGCTCTACacgctcctggtgagctcctgcaTCTTGCAGCGTC ATAAGATTGGTGTAGCAGTCCATCTGGGCGCTGTCCTGCTCAGCTCGGCCGCGCCGTGCCTCGCTGCCGCGGTGCCCCGCCTCCTCCCGGCGTACGCGCGCCTCGGCCGCTACGACGAGGTCCTCCTCGCCGTGCGGGAGCTCTCGGTGCGGGACCCCGCCCAGGCGCAGGACCTCTACCCGCTCGCCGTCTCCTGCCTCGGCGCCGCCGGCGAGCTGTCCCTCATGGAGGACGCGCTCAAAGAGATGTCCCGCGTGGGGCTCCGCGTCGACTCCGCCACGGGCAACGCCTTCGTGCGCCACTACGCGGCCTACGGCACCGTTTGGGAGATGGAGGCGGCGGTCGGCCGGCTCAGAAAGACCAGCCTCCtcatctccgccgacgccatccgtGCCGTCGCGTCCGCGTACGTCACGCAGCGCCAGTACTACAGGCTAGGCGAGTTCGCGCGCGGCCTTGGCCTCGGTCGCCGCAACGCCGGCAACCTGCTCTGGAACCTctacctcctctccttcgcggccAACTTCAAGATGAAGTCGCTGCAGCGCGCGTTCTTGGAGATGGCCGACGCCGGGTTCCGGCCGGACATCACCACCTTCAACATCCGCGCCCCCGCGTTCTCCAAGATGTGCATGTTCTGGGACCTCCACCTCACCACTGACCACATGCGCAGCGACGGCGTCAAGCCGGACCTCGTCATCCTTCGCCACGCCGCCGCAATCTCCTCGCCTCACTGCTGCCGTCTCTAG